The segment GGAGCTGAGGGTGCCCAGTTCCATGTCGGCGCGGGGGCTGCTCTCCATGTACTGCGTGGCGACATGGCCGTCGAAGACGTTCTTGAAGTACTCGGGGAACCCGTAGTGGACGTAGTAGAAGTGCGCCATGTCCACGACGTTGTCGACGATCTCGCGGCAGTTGGCGCCCTCGACCCGGAGGGTCTTCCAGGTCCAGTCGCTCCACTGGTCGGCGTCCGGGCCGTGGACGCCCTCGATCTCGGGGACGGTGACCTCGGGGGGCGGCGGGTTGCCCTCGGGGTCGTTCCAGACGAAGAGCTGCCTGTTCCGCTCCAGCGAGGTCCAGGCGCGGGTCCTGGCACGGGGCGGGACCCTGCGGGCGTACGGGATGCCGGCGCAGCGTCCGTCGCCCGACCAGCGCCAGTCGTGGAAGGGGCAGGCGACGGCGTCGCCCTTGACGGTGCCCTGGGCGAGGTTGCCGCCCATGTGCGGGCAGTAGGCGTTCAGGACGTGGAGTTCTCCGTCGTCCCGGCCCTGGAAGACGACCAGCTTGGTGCCGAACGCCTCGATCTCGTGCGGTTGTCCGTCCTTGAAGGTGTCGGCGAGGCCGAGGCAGTGCCAGCCCCGGGCGAAGCGGGCCGGCGGCCGGCCCGTCTCGATGACCCTGATCTCGTCGTCGAGCGCAGTCATCTCGTCCCTCTCGTTGCTCTCGTCGCTGTCGTTGCCGTCATGGCCGTCATGGCCGTCATGGCCGTCATGGCCGTCGTAGCTGTCGTCGCCGTCGTCGGTCGTTCAGTGCCGCTGTGCGGCGAGTTCCAGGGCGATGTCGATCAGCTGGTCCTCCTGGCCGCCGACCAGGCGGCGTTCGCCCGCGCGCAGGAGGATCTCGGCACCGGAGACGCCGTAGCGCTCCGCCTGCCGGTAGGCGTGCTTGAGGAAGCTGGAGTAGACGCCGGCGTGGCCCATCAGCAGGGCGAGCCGGTCGAGCCGGCACTCCTCGTCCATGACCGGTCGGACCACGTCCTCGGCCGCGTCGATGATCTTCAGTACGTCGACGCCGGTGCGGATGCCCATCTTGGCGCAGACGGCGACCAGCGCCTCCACGGCGGTGTTGCCCGCGCCGGCACCGAGCCGGCGGGTGGAGCCGTCGATCTGGAGGGCTCCGGCCTTGATGGCGGCGAGGGAGTTGCCGGTGCCGAGGGCCAGGTTCTCGTGGCCGTGGAAGCCGACCTGGGCGTCGTCGCCGAGTTCCGCGACCAGGGCCTCGACCCGGGCGGTGACGTCGTCCATGACCATGGCGCCCGCGGAGTCGACCACGTACACGCACTGGCAGCCGGCGTCGGCCATGACGCGGCCCTGGCGGGCCAGGTTCTCGGGGGTCGTGGAGTGGGCCATCATCAGGAAGCCGACGGTCTCCAGGCCCCGTTCCCGGGCGAGGCCGAAGTGCTGGTCGGCGATGTCGGCCTCGGTGCAGTGGGTCGCGATGCGGCAGATGCTCGCGCCGTTGGCGTGGGCGGCCCGGATGTCGTCCTTGACGCCGAGTCCGGGGAGCATGAGGAAGGCGATCCGGGCCCGCCGCGCGGTGTCGACCGCGGCCTTGACGAGTTCCTGTTCGGGCGTCC is part of the Streptomyces showdoensis genome and harbors:
- a CDS encoding Rieske 2Fe-2S domain-containing protein — translated: MTALDDEIRVIETGRPPARFARGWHCLGLADTFKDGQPHEIEAFGTKLVVFQGRDDGELHVLNAYCPHMGGNLAQGTVKGDAVACPFHDWRWSGDGRCAGIPYARRVPPRARTRAWTSLERNRQLFVWNDPEGNPPPPEVTVPEIEGVHGPDADQWSDWTWKTLRVEGANCREIVDNVVDMAHFYYVHYGFPEYFKNVFDGHVATQYMESSPRADMELGTLSSGRLRSDASYFGPSYMIDLLYSDVGGGAEMEIVLINCHYPIDENSFLLQYGAIVKRLPGMTDEQAAEAARLAAEGAAVGFEQDVEIWRNKTRIDNPLLTEEDGPVYQLRRWYEQFYVDAADVKDEMTRRFEFEIDTRRANAAWRAEVEENLARRAAEPGNGA
- the dmpG gene encoding 4-hydroxy-2-oxovalerate aldolase, yielding MPYSDTLDIRITDSSLRDGSHAKRHQFTADDVRSVVAALDEAGVPVIEVTHGDGLGGSSFTYGFSRTPEQELVKAAVDTARRARIAFLMLPGLGVKDDIRAAHANGASICRIATHCTEADIADQHFGLARERGLETVGFLMMAHSTTPENLARQGRVMADAGCQCVYVVDSAGAMVMDDVTARVEALVAELGDDAQVGFHGHENLALGTGNSLAAIKAGALQIDGSTRRLGAGAGNTAVEALVAVCAKMGIRTGVDVLKIIDAAEDVVRPVMDEECRLDRLALLMGHAGVYSSFLKHAYRQAERYGVSGAEILLRAGERRLVGGQEDQLIDIALELAAQRH